Proteins co-encoded in one Plasmodium sp. gorilla clade G2 genome assembly, chromosome: 9 genomic window:
- a CDS encoding thioredoxin-like protein 2, producing the protein MFFLQNLKKITHPKYLCTTVRRNVYTELNKIDDYLSKVNGNKLVVAQFGASWCAPCKKMKPLIEKLGEDNDNIESLYIDIDEFPELGENEDINELPTILLRKNGKYLDKIIGMNESELIKSVEKHKSD; encoded by the exons atgttttttcttcaaaacttaaaaaaaattacccATCCAAAATATTTATGCACAACAGTTAGAAGAAATGTGTATACA gaattaaataaaattgacGATTATCTTAGTAAGGTTAATGGAAATAAATTGGTTGTTGCTCAATTTGGTGCTTCATGGTGTGCCCCttgtaaaaaaatgaaaccactg attGAAAAGCTGGGAGAAGATAACGATAACATTGaatctttatatatagacATTGACGAATTTCCAG AATTGGGTGAAAATGAGGATATTAACGAATTACCTACAATTTTGTTGAGGAAAAATGGGAAATATTTGGACAAGATTATAG ggaTGAATGAGAGTGAGTTAATAAAATCTGTGGAAAAACATAAAAGTGATTGA
- a CDS encoding zinc binding protein (Yippee), putative: MGRSFKVLLNNYVYSCSECGNHLSDPSELVSTSFRGRTGPAWLFSKVINVCEGQYEDRMMTTGQHTIVDIYCNNCRNNVGWKYEDSSEESQKYKKGKYILEKALLSFLVIDHHGKEHEFELKSSDCDF, from the exons atgggTAGATCATTTAAAGTACTcttaaataattatgtatacAG cTGCTCCGAATGTGGTAATCACTTGTCTGACCCCAGTGAACTTGTATCCACTTCTTTTAGAGGAAGGACAGGACCCGCTTGGCTTTTTTCAAAAGTAATAAATGTTTGTGAAGGACAATATGAAGATAGAATGATGACTACTGGTCAACATACAATTGTTGATATTTATTGTAATAATTGTAGAAATAATGTTGGATGGAAATATGAAGATTCCTCTGAAGAATCacagaaatataaaaaagggaAATATATTCTAGAAAAAGCATTACTTTCCTTTTTAGTTATTGATCATCATGGCAAAGAACATGAATTTGAATTAAAGTCATCTGACTGTGATTTTTAA